A single region of the Salmo salar chromosome ssa16, Ssal_v3.1, whole genome shotgun sequence genome encodes:
- the LOC106573757 gene encoding synaptotagmin 1 isoform X1 yields MVMETQVTVNGEGQTDDVIRWQRDMSFLPTVDLSIGDLRMPFNEEVKYCILGISVTLFLIAMGILVWQLYRYCSQAPKEPVDDLLSSDGKPAKTGDLHTETQRPNVKVEKLHEDAQRLSRCLSMGSHVELPSLGNQLDEEVKGSLRFSLYYDQLQSRLVVTVLEARGLPVRDFSRSVDPFVRVRLLWARHDNEEEKEEQSSPSLQCLLHEWQSRIVKDSSSPTFGDQFSYSMEEEDVPHTTVRFEVRDFDKFSRHGFLGEVRVSLCDMKISYPLEVLEDLQTPQKDMVGEVLLSLKYLHTLQRLEVGLLKIRALPQQSKKDQVRLYARISVLCNQFKLRHQKSTAKTLCEVTVFNEVMMFTLPDPQIRACCIVVSVYEIHADRKSAKRLVGQVTFGKGKRSEDEHWRLMMRSICQPIAKWHPLLI; encoded by the exons ATGGTAATGGAAACTcaggtgacagtgaatggagagggACAGACGGATGATGTCATAAG ATGGCAGAGAGACATGAGTTTCCTTCCCACTGTAGACCTGTCTATTGGGGACCTACGCATGCCCTTCAATGAAGAGGTCAAGTACTGTATCCTGGGAATCTCTGTAACCCTCTTCCTGATTGCTATGGGCATTCTGGTGTGGCAATTATACCGCTACTGCTCACAGGCTCCAAAGGAACCTG TGGATGACTTACTTTCATCTGATGGCAAGCCAGCAAAGACAGGAGACCTCCACACGGAAACCCAGAGGCCTAATGTTAAG GTGGAGAAGCTCCATGAAGATGCACAGAGGTTGAGCCGTTGCCTGTCCATGGGCAGCCATGTGGAGCTGCCCAGCCTGGGAAACCAGCTGGACGAGGAGGTGAAGGGCTCCCTGCGCTTCTCCCTCTACTATGACCAGCTGCAGTCCAGACTGGTGGTCACCGTCCTGGAGGCCCGGGGCCTGCCGGTCAGGGACTTCAGCCGCAGTGTGGACCCCTTTGTGAGGGTTCGGCTGCTATGGGCCAGGCATGAtaatgaggaggagaaggaggagcagtcctctccttcactgcagtgTTTGCTCCATGAGTGGCAGTCCCGTATAGTGAAGGACAGCAGCAGCCCTACGTTTGGGGACCAGTTCTCCTACtctatggaggaggaggatgtccCTCACACCACCGTCAGGTTTGAG GTCAGAGACTTTGATAAGTTCTCCAGGCATGGGTTCCTGGGAGAGGTCAGAGTTTCTCTGTGTGATATGAAAATCTCATACCCTCTTGAAGTACTGGAGGATCTACAGACACCACAAAAG GACATGGTTGGAGAGGTGCTTCTCTCTCTAAAATACCTCCACACCCTCCAGAGACTGGAGGTGGGTCTGCTGAAGATCAGGGCACTGCCTCAGCAAAGTAAAAAAGACCAAG TTCGGTTGTATGCCAGGATCAGTGTCCTCTGCAACCAGTTCAAGCTGCGGCACCAGAAGTCCACTGCTAAGACCCTGTGTGAAGTGACCGTCTTCAACGAAGTCATGATGTTCACCCTGCCAGACCCACAGATCAGGGCGTGCTGCATTGTGGTCTCTGTGTACGAGATCCATGCAGACAGGAAGTCAGCCAAACGCCTGGTTGGCCAGGTCACCtttggaaagggaaagaggtcaGAGGATGAACACTGGCGTTTGATGATGCGATCAATTTGTCAGCCAATAGCAAAGTGGCATCCGTTGTTGATTTGA
- the LOC106573757 gene encoding synaptotagmin 1 isoform X3, with translation MPFNEEVKYCILGISVTLFLIAMGILVWQLYRYCSQAPKEPVDDLLSSDGKPAKTGDLHTETQRPNVKVEKLHEDAQRLSRCLSMGSHVELPSLGNQLDEEVKGSLRFSLYYDQLQSRLVVTVLEARGLPVRDFSRSVDPFVRVRLLWARHDNEEEKEEQSSPSLQCLLHEWQSRIVKDSSSPTFGDQFSYSMEEEDVPHTTVRFEVRDFDKFSRHGFLGEVRVSLCDMKISYPLEVLEDLQTPQKDMVGEVLLSLKYLHTLQRLEVGLLKIRALPQQSKKDQVRLYARISVLCNQFKLRHQKSTAKTLCEVTVFNEVMMFTLPDPQIRACCIVVSVYEIHADRKSAKRLVGQVTFGKGKRSEDEHWRLMMRSICQPIAKWHPLLI, from the exons ATGCCCTTCAATGAAGAGGTCAAGTACTGTATCCTGGGAATCTCTGTAACCCTCTTCCTGATTGCTATGGGCATTCTGGTGTGGCAATTATACCGCTACTGCTCACAGGCTCCAAAGGAACCTG TGGATGACTTACTTTCATCTGATGGCAAGCCAGCAAAGACAGGAGACCTCCACACGGAAACCCAGAGGCCTAATGTTAAG GTGGAGAAGCTCCATGAAGATGCACAGAGGTTGAGCCGTTGCCTGTCCATGGGCAGCCATGTGGAGCTGCCCAGCCTGGGAAACCAGCTGGACGAGGAGGTGAAGGGCTCCCTGCGCTTCTCCCTCTACTATGACCAGCTGCAGTCCAGACTGGTGGTCACCGTCCTGGAGGCCCGGGGCCTGCCGGTCAGGGACTTCAGCCGCAGTGTGGACCCCTTTGTGAGGGTTCGGCTGCTATGGGCCAGGCATGAtaatgaggaggagaaggaggagcagtcctctccttcactgcagtgTTTGCTCCATGAGTGGCAGTCCCGTATAGTGAAGGACAGCAGCAGCCCTACGTTTGGGGACCAGTTCTCCTACtctatggaggaggaggatgtccCTCACACCACCGTCAGGTTTGAG GTCAGAGACTTTGATAAGTTCTCCAGGCATGGGTTCCTGGGAGAGGTCAGAGTTTCTCTGTGTGATATGAAAATCTCATACCCTCTTGAAGTACTGGAGGATCTACAGACACCACAAAAG GACATGGTTGGAGAGGTGCTTCTCTCTCTAAAATACCTCCACACCCTCCAGAGACTGGAGGTGGGTCTGCTGAAGATCAGGGCACTGCCTCAGCAAAGTAAAAAAGACCAAG TTCGGTTGTATGCCAGGATCAGTGTCCTCTGCAACCAGTTCAAGCTGCGGCACCAGAAGTCCACTGCTAAGACCCTGTGTGAAGTGACCGTCTTCAACGAAGTCATGATGTTCACCCTGCCAGACCCACAGATCAGGGCGTGCTGCATTGTGGTCTCTGTGTACGAGATCCATGCAGACAGGAAGTCAGCCAAACGCCTGGTTGGCCAGGTCACCtttggaaagggaaagaggtcaGAGGATGAACACTGGCGTTTGATGATGCGATCAATTTGTCAGCCAATAGCAAAGTGGCATCCGTTGTTGATTTGA
- the LOC106573757 gene encoding synaptotagmin 1 isoform X2 yields the protein MSFLPTVDLSIGDLRMPFNEEVKYCILGISVTLFLIAMGILVWQLYRYCSQAPKEPVDDLLSSDGKPAKTGDLHTETQRPNVKVEKLHEDAQRLSRCLSMGSHVELPSLGNQLDEEVKGSLRFSLYYDQLQSRLVVTVLEARGLPVRDFSRSVDPFVRVRLLWARHDNEEEKEEQSSPSLQCLLHEWQSRIVKDSSSPTFGDQFSYSMEEEDVPHTTVRFEVRDFDKFSRHGFLGEVRVSLCDMKISYPLEVLEDLQTPQKDMVGEVLLSLKYLHTLQRLEVGLLKIRALPQQSKKDQVRLYARISVLCNQFKLRHQKSTAKTLCEVTVFNEVMMFTLPDPQIRACCIVVSVYEIHADRKSAKRLVGQVTFGKGKRSEDEHWRLMMRSICQPIAKWHPLLI from the exons ATGAGTTTCCTTCCCACTGTAGACCTGTCTATTGGGGACCTACGCATGCCCTTCAATGAAGAGGTCAAGTACTGTATCCTGGGAATCTCTGTAACCCTCTTCCTGATTGCTATGGGCATTCTGGTGTGGCAATTATACCGCTACTGCTCACAGGCTCCAAAGGAACCTG TGGATGACTTACTTTCATCTGATGGCAAGCCAGCAAAGACAGGAGACCTCCACACGGAAACCCAGAGGCCTAATGTTAAG GTGGAGAAGCTCCATGAAGATGCACAGAGGTTGAGCCGTTGCCTGTCCATGGGCAGCCATGTGGAGCTGCCCAGCCTGGGAAACCAGCTGGACGAGGAGGTGAAGGGCTCCCTGCGCTTCTCCCTCTACTATGACCAGCTGCAGTCCAGACTGGTGGTCACCGTCCTGGAGGCCCGGGGCCTGCCGGTCAGGGACTTCAGCCGCAGTGTGGACCCCTTTGTGAGGGTTCGGCTGCTATGGGCCAGGCATGAtaatgaggaggagaaggaggagcagtcctctccttcactgcagtgTTTGCTCCATGAGTGGCAGTCCCGTATAGTGAAGGACAGCAGCAGCCCTACGTTTGGGGACCAGTTCTCCTACtctatggaggaggaggatgtccCTCACACCACCGTCAGGTTTGAG GTCAGAGACTTTGATAAGTTCTCCAGGCATGGGTTCCTGGGAGAGGTCAGAGTTTCTCTGTGTGATATGAAAATCTCATACCCTCTTGAAGTACTGGAGGATCTACAGACACCACAAAAG GACATGGTTGGAGAGGTGCTTCTCTCTCTAAAATACCTCCACACCCTCCAGAGACTGGAGGTGGGTCTGCTGAAGATCAGGGCACTGCCTCAGCAAAGTAAAAAAGACCAAG TTCGGTTGTATGCCAGGATCAGTGTCCTCTGCAACCAGTTCAAGCTGCGGCACCAGAAGTCCACTGCTAAGACCCTGTGTGAAGTGACCGTCTTCAACGAAGTCATGATGTTCACCCTGCCAGACCCACAGATCAGGGCGTGCTGCATTGTGGTCTCTGTGTACGAGATCCATGCAGACAGGAAGTCAGCCAAACGCCTGGTTGGCCAGGTCACCtttggaaagggaaagaggtcaGAGGATGAACACTGGCGTTTGATGATGCGATCAATTTGTCAGCCAATAGCAAAGTGGCATCCGTTGTTGATTTGA